The stretch of DNA ACAATGGACAAGATGTTAATGGAGGCTTCAATGGGAACCTCTCATCAACCTTGGAGAAACTGTATGCGTGGGAAAAGAAACTGTACAAGGAAGTTAAGGTATTAATGCTTTTGTATATGATGTAGCTTTGTGTTTCTGAATCTCTAGTGTGACTTTATGTCACTTGCGTGCTGTTACATCGTGATTTGCGTTTGATGGCAGGACGAAGAAAAGTTTCGTGCCATTTATGAAGAGAAGTGCAGGAGACTAAAAAAAATGGATAGTGATGGAGCAGAGTCTATCAAGATCGAGGCTACTCGGGCAGCCATTAGGAAGCTTATGACcaaaattgatgtttgtataagATCAGTTGATTCAATTTCCAGCAGAATCCACATACTCAGAGATGAAGAATTGCAGCCACAGTTGACACAGTTAATACACGGGTAAATCATCTTTCTATATTTCGATGTCTATGAGCAGATTAAGCTgtcaaacaaaactaatatttttgtgtgtgtttgaagGTTGATAAGAATGTGGAGATCGATGCTCAAGTGCCACCAGAAACAGTTCCAGGCAATCATGGAGAGCAAGGTTCGATCTCTCAAAGCAAACACAACCTTACAAAAAGACTCTGGTTCGAACGCAATTCTTGATCTTGAGATGGAGCTAAGAGAATGGTCTAGCAGCTTCAACAACTGGGTTAACACCCAGAAGTTATACGTCCAGTCCCTAAGCGGATGGCTCTCGAGATGCCTTCACTATGAACCCGAGGCAACAGAGGATGGAATCGCTCCTTTCTCTCCTAGCCAGATAGGTGCACCGCCcatttttatcatatgcaaAGATTGGCAAGAAGCAATGGGTAGAATATCTGAAGATAATGTGACTAATGCTATGCAAAGTTTCGCTTCAAGCCTACACGAGTTATgggagaaacaagaagaagagcaaagggCAAAAGCGCAATTTGAGCAGCGAGATGCGGAGGAGTCAGAGAGAAGTTTGGTTTCGAGAGGTAAGTCAGAGAGCGGGATATCGGCTTTGGATGATCTGAAAGTGGATTTAGATTCAATGAGGAAGAAGCTAGTAGAGGAAAGAGGTAAGCGTAAAGAAACCGTTAAGCTTGTGAACAACGAGTCATCTAGTAGCTTGAAAAATGGTTTAGTTCCCATATTTGGGGCATTGAGAAAATTCACAGCAGAAGTTGTGAAAGCTCATGAAATTGTTAGGCTACAACATCCTCAGACTTCTTCTTGAGTAGAGAGTTTTTGTTACTTAACAAATTAGATATACATAGGTTCATTATATAGGAAAACTTTGGTATAGGTGTATGCTCATATTCATTCATTGGTTGGTTAGTTTGCTTTGTAAGCCGTTTTgaaatggtgaagaagaaatgaaaatgcTATATAAACGATTCAATTGAGATTATCTATGAAAATGCTATATAAACGAGCCTGACTGATATTGCTTACAaatttacaagaaaacataaataagatttttgaagtttacaacaGTATCGaggattttaaaaagaatatagtGTCTCATGGTTTGGCATGCTCTATGTCTATGATAgagtattaatatttttttttttggcagccTATGTATGATACTTCTTCAATGGCTAGACTTTtgacaagttaaaaaaaaaattgtataaagtAGAGAAATGTCAAAGGTTTCACATATGTTGTGTTCGAATATTATGGTTCACATGTTATGTTCATTACCGGAAGTTATAATATAATCTATCGGTTGTTatatattgataaaattatGTCTTAAACCACCACAATACTAGTTTACTCCTTAAAATacaattgtatgttatttataagtACTTAACTAGGCGATTATGTTGCCATAGTGAAGCCATGGTAGCAACAtaatgaaaaaagaagagagatcatGGTTAGGCATAATCTATAGGATGTTAATAATCTTGGCAAAAGATCAAAGTCAAATCtccataaatttaattttggtcaGTAATTTTTCAAAAGATGCACATTAACTTTGAGTGTTGACTCAGCAGGATTAtaatgagaaaaaataaagtgtattaattaatttcattaattatgatCTTTTTACACTGCAGATTATGGAagtaaatattgaaaaatcaatAACCGTTGTGGGTCAAAGAGtcaatgaaaatattttacttgCCTAAAGTtaaatgaaaaaccaaaaaaaaaaaccaatgacaaggcaatatccaataaaaaatCGCCACGTGTAAATATGGCCACTAAGCATCCAGAGATTTCGTAAATTTCTATAATCCATAGCGCTAATATAAATCAGTGAGTGGAGGCAGCAGAGCATAAATCAAAATCCTCtctgacaagaagaagaaaacataaagaATATTCTTTCGTCGTcgtacagagaagaagagagacgatTAAAAATGGCGATTAAGAGTTTGGCGTGGTTTTCGATCCTTGTGCTGTCTTTGTTCGCTTCGTCTATCAGAAGCGAACAGACGAAGGAGTTCGTCTTGACTCTCGATCACTCTAACTTCACCGATACCATCAACAAGCACGATTTCATCGTCGTCGAGTTCTACGCCCCTTGGTATTATAttctctatttctcttttctgttTCAATCTTAATCGTGAGATCGATCTCTGTCCTCGTCTATTTTTGGGCTCTGCTTCTGTTGTTGTCTAGTGTTTGATTTTAAACGGTGAAGCTGATAGTTTACGATAagtgtgttgttttgtttcactCGGGTCTATGTTGGCTTTAATGTGTTCTCTCGTCTTTAGTTTACAAAACTTGTTTAGATTAATAATTTGGGATATTGATGCGTATATAAGCtattatgattttaataatCTTCGTTTCATTTGAGTAACGTGACgtgttttgctttgttttcagGTGTGGTCACTGTCAGAAGCTTGCTCCTGAGGTGAGAATTTCTTGCTTTTTTAATCACTTAATTACTTGATGATTTGTGTGTGGTAAACTAAGATGGGTGTGATATGTGTGATTGCTTTACAGTATGAGAAGGCTGCATCAGAGTTGAGCAGTCATAACCCTCCCCTAGCTCTTGCCAAGATTGATGCCAGTCAGGAAGCTAACAAAGGAATCGCTAACGAATACAAGATTCAGGGTTTCCCCACTATGAAGATTCTGAGAAATGGTGGGAAAACTATTCAAGATTACAATGGACCTCGTGAAGCCGACGGTATTGTCACTTATGTTAAGAAGCAAAGTGGCCCTGCTTCTGTTGAAATCAAGTCAGCTGATGTTGCAGCTGAGGTTGTTGGTGATAAGAGTGTTGTTGCTGTAAGTGCCGcctctttttcttgattttattttcagtcCACGAGTTCTGCAACCAACCATTATAATGTCTATCTCTGTTGTCTTAGGTTGGAGTGTTCCCTAAATTGTCCGGCGAGGAGTTCGATTCTTTCATGGCCCTTGCTGAGAAATTGCGTGCTGACTATGATTTCGCACACACTTTGGATGCCAAGCATCTTCCTCGTGGAGATTCTTCTGTGCAAGGACCTGTCGTCAGACTATTCAAGCCTTTTGATGAACTCTTTGTTGATTCCAAGGTACATaggaacctttttttttttcattttttacatattacaTCACTGAGTAGTCATGTTTTACGCAGTAATGTTACAGATTACTTATTTGATATACGAATCATGAATTCAGGATTTCAATGGGGAAGCTCTAGAGAAATTCGTCAAAGAATCGAGCATTCCACTTGTCACCGTCTTTGACAGTGATCCCAACAACCACCCATATGTTGCCAAATTCTTTGAAAGCCCTGCCACTAAGGTATCATTTGtgaatttatttacataaatggaTATTTCAGTTATGCCTTACATTTTTACTCGACAAGTATTTTAGAGTCATTAAAAATGCTAGGTTAGTAATTAGTATGTGCTTGAAGGTTTAGAGCTTTTAGACAATGTAAACTGTAGCAAAGGCTGTGATAGCAGAACGCATTAATTAAATTTGGTAACTGAATCATAATTCTCTTGATAATTGTTGAGGTATCCTTTTGATGTCGAAATGAGTTTACTGAAAGcatttgttctgttctgttttttttttttttttctttcatttgtttcCAGTCTTCTATGACATTCTGGTTTTGATGGAtagtaatattttgaaattcaGGCAATGATGTTCGTTAACTTCACCGGAGCAACAGCTGAATCTCTAAAATCAAAGTACCGTGAAGTTGCTACATCCAACAAAGGTCAAGATCTTGCCTTCCTTGTTGGTGATGCTGAGAGCAGCCAAGGCGCTTTCCAGGTTGCTATAGAACTTTGTCCCCGCAGTCATTTTCTCCTGTCAGTGTTAACACATCTCTAAACAATTCTTTTGCATGTATCTGTTTCACAGTACTTTGGACTTGAAGAAAGCCAAGTTCCCCTCATCATCATCCAAACTCCTGATAGCAAGAAGTATTTGAAAGCAAATGTTGAGGTTGACCAGATTGAATCATGGATCAAGGACTTCAAGGTTTCATTCTCTTTTGCAGACTATCACACTAgctttatgtaaaaaaaaaaaaaaagtacgtaTAGAATCAGTATAACTTAACCAAAGAATATGTTTTCTTCAGGACGGAAAAGTTGCCGCCCACAAAAAATCTCAACCTATTCCAGCTGAGAACAACGAACCAGTGAAGGTTGTTGTAGCCGAGAGCCTTGACGACATAGTTTTCAAGTCTGGAAAGAATGGTGAGTACATTTTTGAAAACTCTAGTAATCGTTTCAATATTTTTGCAAAACCAAGACTGATAAACATCAATTCATGTATCAGTTTTGATTGAATTCTACGCACCGTGGTGTGGACATTGCCAAAAACTTGCTCCTATCTTGGACGAAGTGGCTTTGTCATTCCAGAACGACCCAAGTGTGATCATAGCAAAGCTAGTAAGCTCTTTTTATTGTTTACATGTAAATCAATCACTTTATAGTTCGTTTTACTGGAGTGACTAAATcgtttgtgtgtgtgtacagGACGCAACTGCAAATGATATCCCAAGTGATACCTTTGATGTGAAAGGGTTCCCGACCATTTACTTCAGATCAGCAAGCGGAAACGTTATAGTGTACGAAGGAGACAGGACAAAGGAAGACTTCATAAAATTCGTTGAGAAGAACAGTGAGAAGAAGGCAACTTCTCATGGGGAAGAGTCTACCAAGACTGAGGAACCAAAGAAGACTACCGAGGAAGCAGCTGCAAAGGACGAACTGTAGAagtcttgagttttttttttttttttgaagtaggaacatttctcttcttcttctccctatccatcagaatcttcttttttcttttatagtttcttcttttttggctaTCTTGTTCGAAACCCAAATTCTCTCCCATTAATAAAAAGTTCCGACCAGAGGAACCTAATAATCATCTCATCTGTTTGATCAAAGGGTTTGGTATATGGTTCCTTGTGGACTATTTAGTTAGTCATCCTAATATCATCATGACTCTCGAAGTCATGTGCCGTGGCATTACCAAACCAAAAACGACATAGGGCTAACATTCTCATCATATCTATGAGATAGAAGTCACATATGCTGCCTACGCCTGCATCTCAGTTGTTGTAGCAGCTACTTGCTAGTTACTACTTACGTTTTTAACGGTTGTGTAGTGGATGCAATTAGGCTGCTGCACATACTAATGGGGACATTTTGCACCCATTgaataatatatcaatatatattatatattgggGACCATATAAAGATGTAACTTTCCCCCATAGAAAACATACATTTCACGGGATTTGAATTGGATTGATGATATAACTCATAGAGAGAGGTACATATCAACCATAATCCTCTCGGATGGtcaacttttaaaagtaaaataaaacacGTACTGGGCTGTAAACCcaattattaaaacatagaAATATTGAAATTGACTCTTGAACAACAAAATATCGCGATAGTTTAACCGTCATGATATTTTCCAGAACCGTTGATCTTTTCGAGAACGTGACGCCTCGTCTCCATGATCATTTCGCTATGCGTAGACACAGTTTCACCAACCTGCTTGATTTTCTCTGTTAATTTCCTTACTTCCTCCCCGATAAGGTGCAGGTGACCTTTCATTTCCagctcatcatcttcttcctcttcatcctcaACAGCTTCAGTCACTAACTTCAAAATATCCGAGATCTTTACTCTTAGCTCGTGGACTAGTACAGATACGGACTTCATCgcttctttgtttgtttccgTTGCCTTATCCGCCAAACTTGCTACACCAATTTGTTTGTTCACATCTTCCTCCCTTTTCTTCTGACCCTCCATCTTTTTCTCCATGTAAAAGTTGACGCCTACCCATCCCAACGCAAGAAATGGTACTGCTAGAGCCACAAAGGGCGCAGCCACACCTACGGCTACAGCCATTACAGCTATTGATGCGATGGCAGCAAGCGCAATTGCAGCACCGAAAACCACATTCCAAATTAGACTCGTTTGTTGTTCCTCTTCAAGCTTTTTTTTAGCCTCACGCAGTTCCTCATCAAGCTTTTCTTTAGCCACACACAGTTCCTTCAGAAGCGATTCCTGCTGCTCTTTGATCAACTCAAACTGAGTTTTGAACCCTTGGCCGTCAAAAGGATCTCCTATGGCTTCAAACCTCTTCAGATCCTTCAAGGTTTTTTcatacctcttcttctttccaccaACGTCCTTTTCTGCCGACTCTTTGTCAAACTGTGCCACGGCCTCTTGAATGTAGAGTTGGCCCCTTTTTGCTTTCACCACGCATTCCATTACATTATCGAAGATCTCTAACGTCTTCATGGTATTTTCAAAATAGGCAGTGACCAAAGCTCTTAGAGCTTTGTTCTCCCACACATCGTCTTTGCTTTCAAAAATGAAGTTTGCTACATCTTGGCTAACTTGAAGTAGGTGGTCGGTGACCTCCTTGTGTACTGCGTGTTGGGACAACAACCCATCATCGGGTCCAGCGGTAAGCGAGTCTATCACTTTGATGGTTTTCTGCTGAAGCGAAGCATCAAAGGATTTGAGGTATGGGTGGTCTTCACAAGCGGATTTGTAAGCACTCATGTGTCCTGAGCACTTCGACATAGTTTCTTTGGATAAAGCCATTGATGATATTACTGAAagcaaaaatatcaagaaaagtTAGAGAAATTTAGGGCTTAGTTTTGCATACACAGCGAGCTTCCCAAATTAAAGTAGTTAGCATCCACTGTCCATttacaatacaaaaaataacaaaaacgaaaaagcaaaatatagtttatacatgttttttcttgttcttcatggTAGCTAAATAgtgttttcagtttttaatgtcttcttattaattaatgttaGTAAATAGTAAATTTCAATATGCacctattttgaaaaataattggATCTGAAATTATATTGcttaattttgtagaaatatatagatgtttAAATTTACTAACACACATCATTctgaattaaaaatatgaatattgatttcttaatttCCATTAGTCAGTTATATAATGTTAAGTACAGGGAGGAAAATAGTGTTACttgtaaaaatatgaaaaataattataataataaatagaaaatacgACAACCCAAActataacaaattaataatataacaaatatatagttCTACGTATAATAAACTGTTAAAAAGACTagattttcagaaaaaaaaataaaaaaaaatatagaaattttataattactGTCTATGgctataattttttgttttatggattTTTGTGTGGTGATATAGagatgtttattattattattattattattattattattattattattttgagtaAGATTAAATAGGGAattagagaaaagagagaaggaaaataTAGGAAAACTAGATGGCAATTTGcatagaagaaaaagatttttgttttgttttatgtggctcatgttttggtttcttgaagtAAAAATACTAGGTAATCTTgttgtacatatatatgatatttagtCTATGTTAAGATAATTGTTGAGGATAACAAAACATTTTAAGCCTTAGAAAACCAAGTAAAAGActttataatcttatttttatttggtttgtctCAGTTTTAAATAATTGGAAACTGAGTTAGGGGAGAGGAGGCATGGTCCATG from Camelina sativa cultivar DH55 chromosome 9, Cs, whole genome shotgun sequence encodes:
- the LOC104713418 gene encoding protein disulfide isomerase-like 1-2, yielding MAIKSLAWFSILVLSLFASSIRSEQTKEFVLTLDHSNFTDTINKHDFIVVEFYAPWCGHCQKLAPEYEKAASELSSHNPPLALAKIDASQEANKGIANEYKIQGFPTMKILRNGGKTIQDYNGPREADGIVTYVKKQSGPASVEIKSADVAAEVVGDKSVVAVGVFPKLSGEEFDSFMALAEKLRADYDFAHTLDAKHLPRGDSSVQGPVVRLFKPFDELFVDSKDFNGEALEKFVKESSIPLVTVFDSDPNNHPYVAKFFESPATKAMMFVNFTGATAESLKSKYREVATSNKGQDLAFLVGDAESSQGAFQYFGLEESQVPLIIIQTPDSKKYLKANVEVDQIESWIKDFKDGKVAAHKKSQPIPAENNEPVKVVVAESLDDIVFKSGKNVLIEFYAPWCGHCQKLAPILDEVALSFQNDPSVIIAKLDATANDIPSDTFDVKGFPTIYFRSASGNVIVYEGDRTKEDFIKFVEKNSEKKATSHGEESTKTEEPKKTTEEAAAKDEL
- the LOC104713419 gene encoding UPF0496 protein At3g28270-like — translated: MALSKETMSKCSGHMSAYKSACEDHPYLKSFDASLQQKTIKVIDSLTAGPDDGLLSQHAVHKEVTDHLLQVSQDVANFIFESKDDVWENKALRALVTAYFENTMKTLEIFDNVMECVVKAKRGQLYIQEAVAQFDKESAEKDVGGKKKRYEKTLKDLKRFEAIGDPFDGQGFKTQFELIKEQQESLLKELCVAKEKLDEELREAKKKLEEEQQTSLIWNVVFGAAIALAAIASIAVMAVAVGVAAPFVALAVPFLALGWVGVNFYMEKKMEGQKKREEDVNKQIGVASLADKATETNKEAMKSVSVLVHELRVKISDILKLVTEAVEDEEEEDDELEMKGHLHLIGEEVRKLTEKIKQVGETVSTHSEMIMETRRHVLEKINGSGKYHDG